A genomic stretch from Sander vitreus isolate 19-12246 chromosome 17, sanVit1, whole genome shotgun sequence includes:
- the chrm3a gene encoding muscarinic acetylcholine receptor M3: MSSNITDPGLFLTANTSLPAAGAYPQSNALNQGGSGLAPWLVFHVNTPVDNSSSISNLLNYTLESPNKNVTVAHDPLGGHPLWQVVLIVLLTGMLSLVTVIGNILVVVSFKVNRQLKTVNNYFLLSLAVADLIIGVISMNLYTAYVVMGYWAMGNWACDMWLAIDYVASNASVMNLLVISFDRYFSITRPLTYRAKRTTKRAGIIIGLAWFVSLVLWAPAILLWQFFEGQRTVPSNQCYIQFLTEPTITFCTAIAAFYLPVTIMSVLYWRIYQETQNRSKELAGLQGSGSRGGIGGRGGNGGCERARFVHQTGSSRSCSSYELTRLSRRKSTCRELVSRFHCWPGVRSWRPGSTRQGEGDPDQSSSDSWNNNDAAVSLDHSGSSEEEDCGGKEMISQSHAIFSIVLSLPGIKAAVNSQLTSCEDVDAASEEDPLRGAEFNQDSLSTVTTNTTAATTPDRGNSSENSYHQRFCSRKIQSMPTLQGTSNQVSDGSLTTTTTATDSSTTSTTTKSPSVPMSFKDAALAKRFASQARTQITKRKRMSLVKEKKAAQTLSAILFAFIITWTPYNIMVLINAFCTIPETLWAVGYWLCYVNSTVNPMCYALCNKTFRTTFKMILMCRWDQKKRRKQQFQQRQSVVFHRRIPREST; the protein is encoded by the coding sequence ATGAGCTCCAACATCACAGACCCTGGTCTCTTCCTGACTGCAAACACCTCACTACCAGCAGCTGGAGCCTATCCACAATCCAATGCTCTCAACCAAGGAGGTAGTGGATTAGCCCCCTGGTTGGTTTTTCATGTGAATACCCCGGTTGATAATTCCTCTTCCATCAGCAATCTCTTAAACTACACCTTAGAATctccaaataaaaatgtaactgtGGCCCATGATCCCTTGGGTGGCCATCCTTTATGGCAGGTTGTCCTCATTGTCTTACTGACAGGCATGCTGTCATTGGTCACAGTCATTGGCAACATCCTGGTGGTGGTATCCTTCAAGGTTAACCGCCAGCTAAAGACGGTCAATAACTACTTCCTGCTGAGCTTGGCTGTGGCTGACCTCATCATAGGGGTCATCTCCATGAACCTCTACACCGCTTATGTTGTGATGGGCTACTGGGCCATGGGCAACTGGGCCTGTGACATGTGGCTAGCTATAGACTATGTGGCCAGCAATGCATCAGTTATGAACCTACTGGTCATAAGCTTTGACCGCTACTTTTCAATCACCAGGCCTTTGACCTACAGGGCCAAACGGACCACAAAGCGAGCTGGGATCATAATCGGCCTAGCCTGGTTTGTTTCTCTTGTTCTGTGGGCTCCAGCCATCCTACTATGGCAGTTTTTTGAGGGTCAAAGGACAGTACCCTCAAATCAGTGCTACATTCAGTTCCTCACAGAGCCTACTATAACCTTCTGCACAGCTATAGCAGCTTTCTACCTGCCTGTGACAATAATGAGTGTTCTCTACTGGCGCATTTACCAGGAGACCCAGAATCGCTCAAAGGAGTTAGCTGGGTTGCAGGGTTCAGGGAGTCGTGGTGGGATAGGAGGAAGAGGTGGGAATGGTGGGTGCGAGAGAGCCCGTTTTGTCCATCAGACAGGAAGTTCTAGAAGTTGCAGCAGCTATGAGCTGACCAGGTTGTCCCGGAGAAAAAGCACATGTCGGGAGCTGGTTAGCCGCTTCCACTGCTGGCCTGGGGTTCGTTCTTGGAGGCCTGGTAGTACCCGGCAGGGGGAGGGTGATCCAGACCAGAGCAGCAGTGACAGCTGGAACAACAATGATGCTGCAGTCTCGTTGGACCATTCTGGGTCTTCAGAGGAAGAGGATTGTGGGGGGAAAGAGATGATTTCCCAGAGTCATGCTATTTTCTCCATTGTTCTCAGCTTGCCTGGTATAAAAGCTGCTGTCAACTCCCAACTCACCTCTTGTGAGGATGTGGATGCAGCGTCAGAGGAGGATCCCCTCAGGGGAGCAGAGTTTAACCAAGACAGCCTGTCAACAGTCACCACCAACACCACTGCTGCCACTACTCCCGATAGAGGAAACAGTTCAGAAAATAGCTACCACCAACGCTTCTGCTCACGCAAGATTCAATCAATGCCTACCCTACAGGGTACCTCTAACCAAGTCTCAGATGGTTCCCTAACAACTACCACCACTGCCACTGACAGTTCTACCACCAGCACCACCACCAAATCCCCCTCTGTCCCAATGTCTTTCAAAGACGCAGCTCTGGCGAAACGTTTTGCAAGCCAAGCTCGGACTCAGATCACCAAGAGGAAGCGCATGTCCTTAGTAAAGGAGAAGAAGGCAGCTCAAACTCTCAGTGCCATTCTCTTTGCATTCATCATCACATGGACACCTTACAACATCATGGTGCTGATCAATGCCTTCTGTACCATCCCGGAGACCCTGTGGGCAGTAGGGTACTGGCTGTGTTACGTCAACAGCACAGTCAACCCCATGTGCTATGCCCTGTGCAACAAGACTTTCCGTACAACCTTTAAAATGATACTTATGTGCCGCTGGGAccagaaaaaaaggaggaagcAGCAGTTTCAGCAGAGGCAGTCAGTGGTATTCCACAGGAGGATTCCCAGGGAGTCCACGTAA